One Rosa chinensis cultivar Old Blush chromosome 5, RchiOBHm-V2, whole genome shotgun sequence genomic region harbors:
- the LOC112166505 gene encoding metal tolerance protein 4 yields MEDKSDSGVKASLLGSGGRSRRLSRRNSYNTLVYDFVSRLPPKVRAGLDPESPEVIDCSRASGLSEGEKDYYEKQFATLKSFEEVDTVVAAESIDAENEENLAEQAQHERAMKISNYANIILLALKIYATVKSGSIAIAASTLDSLLDLMAGGILWFTHLAMKNVNIYHYPIGKLRVQPVGIIIFAAVMATLGFQVLIQAVEQLITADPTESLTSDQLAWLYGIMLFATVVKLALWLYCRTSGNKIVRAYAEDHYFDVVTNVVGLVAAVLADKYYWWIDPTGAIILALYTIINWSKTVMENAVSLVGQSAPPEFLQMLTYVVIRHPQVKRVDTVRAYTFGVLYFVEVDIELPEELPLKEAHAIGESLQINLEKIPEVERAFVHLDFECDHKPEHNILVKLPSSQP; encoded by the exons ATGGAGGACAAGTCGGATTCGGGTGTGAAGGCGTCGCTGTTGGGCAGCGGTGGACGTAGTCGGCGACTGAGTCGGAGAAACTCGTACAACACCCTCGTTTACGACTTCGTTTCGAGGCTGCCACCGAAAGTCCGAGCTGGTCTTGACCCCGAGTCGCCGGAAGTGATCGACTGCTCACGTGCCTCGGGATTAAGCGAAG GAGAGAAGGACTACTATGAAAAACAATTTGCAACCCTTAAATCCTTTGAGGAAGTTGACACTGTAGTCGCCGCTGAGTCCATTGATGCGGAAAATGAGGAAAATCTTGCAGAACAAGCACAACATGAAAGAGCAATGAAGATTTCCAATTATGCAAATATAATTCTCTTGGCACTTAAG ATTTATGCTACTGTAAAAAGCGGGTCCATAGCCATTGCTGCTTCAACACTAGATTCTTTACTAGATCTCATGGCGGGTGGCATACTCTGGTTCACTCACCTGGCAATGAAGAACGTTAATATCTACCACTATCCTATTGGAAAATTGAGGGTGCAGCCTGTTGGCATAATCATCTTTGCTGCTGTCATGGCTACACTTG GGTTTCAGGTATTGATCCAGGCCGTAGAACAATTAATTACAGCTGATCCCACTGAAAGTCTGACCTCAGATCAATTGGCATGGTTGTATGGAATCATGTTGTTTGCTACTGTGGTAAAACTTGCACTGTGGCTCTATTGCAGAACCTCAGGAAATAAGATTGTCCGTGCCTATGCAGAG GATCACTATTTTGATGTGGTCACTAATGTAGTGGGATTAGTTGCTGCTGTGCTTGCTGATAAGTATTACTGGTGGATTGATCCTACTGGTGCTATTATCCTTGCTCTGTATACGATCATAAATTGGTCCAAAACTGTCATGGAAAATGCAG TTTCGCTGGTGGGACAGTCAGCCCCTCCTGAATTCCTACAAATGTTGACATATGTTGTCATAAGGCACCCTCAAGTGAAGCGTGTTGACACAGTTCGTGCTTACACATTTGGTGTTCTTTATTTTGTGGAG GTTGACATTGAACTCCCAGAAGAATTACCCTTGAAAGAAGCACATGCCATTGGAGAGTCCCTCCAGATAAATCTTGAGAAGATTCCAGAAGTTGAGCGAGCATTTGTTCATCTTGACTTTGAATGCGACCACAAACCAGAGCACAATATACTCGTCAAGCTTCCAAGCAGTCAGCCCTGA